In Candidatus Accumulibacter cognatus, the genomic window TTCTGGAACCTGGCGATGGTCGCGTCGTCAAGGTTTTTCTTCCAGTTGAACGACGGCGAGCAATTGTAGGCCAGCAGCTTGCCGGGGTGCTTGGCGCGCACGGCTTCAGCGAACTTGCGGGCGAATTCGAGATCCGGCGTGCCGGTTTCGCACCACACCAGGTCGGCGTATTCGGCGTAGGCAACGGCGCGCGAAATTGCCTGATCAAGACCTTTCCGCGTTTTGTAGAAACCTTCCGAGGTGCGTTCGCCAGTAACGAAGGGGGTGTCATTGGCGTCGCAATCGGAGGTCAGCAGGTCGGCGGCTTCCGCATCGGTCCGGGCAATGACCAGCGTCGGAACACCACAGACGTCGGCAGCAAAACGAGCAGCGATCAGCTTCTGGACGGCTTCCTGCGTTGGCACCAGCACCTTGCCACCCATATGGCCGCATTTCTTGACCGAAGCGAGTTGGTCTTCCCAGTGCACACCGGCCGCACCGGCGCGGATCATCGCCTTCATCAGTTCGAAAGCGTTGAGCACACCACCGAAGCCAGCTTCGGCGTCCGCGACGATCGGTGCAAAGTAGTCGATATAGCCTTTGTCACCGGGGTTGATCTCCTTGGAGTGCTGGATTTCGTCGGCACGGCGGAACGAATTGTTGATGCGCTCGACGACCTTCGGGACCGAGTCGACCGGATACAGCGACTGATCGGGGTACATCGCGGCGTAGGAGTTGTTGTCGGCGGCGACCTGCCAGCCCGACAGATAGATCGCCTTGACACCGGCTTTGACCTGCTGCATTGCCTGACCGCCAGTCAATGCGCCGAGGCAGTTGACGTAGGGCTCAT contains:
- the aceA gene encoding isocitrate lyase; its protein translation is MSTREQQIADLEKDWAENPRWKGIKRGYSAADVVRLRGSFPIEYTVARRGAEKLWNLVNNEPYVNCLGALTGGQAMQQVKAGVKAIYLSGWQVAADNNSYAAMYPDQSLYPVDSVPKVVERINNSFRRADEIQHSKEINPGDKGYIDYFAPIVADAEAGFGGVLNAFELMKAMIRAGAAGVHWEDQLASVKKCGHMGGKVLVPTQEAVQKLIAARFAADVCGVPTLVIARTDAEAADLLTSDCDANDTPFVTGERTSEGFYKTRKGLDQAISRAVAYAEYADLVWCETGTPDLEFARKFAEAVRAKHPGKLLAYNCSPSFNWKKNLDDATIARFQKELGAMGYKYQFITLAGIHNMWYHMFDLAQDYVARGMTAYVEKVQEPEFAARDRGYSFVSHQQEVGTGYFDEVTTVIQGGTSSVTALTGSTEEEQFH